A genomic window from Maridesulfovibrio sp. includes:
- a CDS encoding FAD-dependent oxidoreductase: MSEHVVVIGAVALGPKAACRFKRIRQDAKVTLIDRDEIFSYGGCGIPYYVSGDVSEAQQLRTTAFHMVRDEPFFQDIKGVDVLSATEATKIDRENKQVHIKNLKTGEESVLNYDQLVLGTGATPRKLGLPGEDLENVFYVGNMHDAEKIKKGITTGQYSKAVVVGAGFIGLEMAEAFSDMWGIETTVVEIFDQIMPRMCSPVLAKMGQNHMEEQGVTFKLGQTVSRIEGDKVAKKVVTSDGEIEADIVIISAGVIPNDSLARECGIECSERGGVLVDESMRTSDPLIFAGGDCAIIKNAVDGSPMFLPMGSMANRQGRVIGGNLAGRKEVFPPAAGSWCVKIFERAMSGTGMSLGAAKQAGFDAISVMLIMADRAHFYPEKDMMTLEMVVDKATRRVLGIQGISAGGDALVGRINAVAALMKFQPKIEDISNIELAYSPPYASAMDVLNAIANMADNALAGLNHGHGPDIFAEYWSQRDSGEFCFLDVREKADAEPFLEKYPEHWHNIPQGEIPKRFGELPKDKKLVLVCNTGGRSYEAQIMLDALGFEEVHNTQGGMAVIKAFGVDI, translated from the coding sequence ATGTCAGAACATGTCGTTGTAATTGGTGCTGTCGCACTTGGCCCCAAGGCCGCCTGCCGTTTCAAAAGAATCAGACAGGATGCCAAAGTAACCCTCATCGACAGGGACGAAATTTTCTCATACGGCGGGTGCGGTATACCTTACTATGTTTCCGGTGACGTCTCCGAAGCGCAGCAGCTGCGCACTACCGCTTTTCATATGGTCCGTGATGAACCTTTCTTTCAGGACATCAAAGGCGTGGATGTACTCTCCGCCACCGAGGCCACAAAGATTGACCGTGAAAATAAGCAGGTTCATATCAAAAACCTGAAGACCGGTGAAGAGAGCGTACTGAATTATGATCAGCTCGTTCTAGGCACAGGCGCTACCCCGCGCAAACTCGGGCTTCCCGGTGAAGATCTTGAGAACGTTTTTTATGTGGGCAACATGCATGATGCCGAAAAAATCAAAAAGGGCATCACTACCGGACAATACAGCAAGGCTGTAGTTGTCGGCGCCGGTTTTATTGGTCTTGAAATGGCCGAAGCTTTCTCCGACATGTGGGGCATTGAAACCACAGTTGTTGAAATCTTTGACCAGATCATGCCCCGTATGTGCAGCCCAGTGCTTGCCAAGATGGGTCAGAACCATATGGAAGAGCAGGGCGTAACCTTCAAGCTCGGACAGACTGTCTCCAGAATTGAAGGCGATAAGGTTGCGAAAAAGGTAGTCACCTCCGATGGCGAGATCGAGGCTGACATAGTCATCATTTCCGCAGGGGTTATTCCCAATGACAGCCTTGCTCGTGAATGTGGAATTGAGTGCAGCGAACGCGGCGGGGTGCTTGTTGACGAAAGCATGCGTACTTCCGATCCGCTTATTTTCGCCGGTGGAGACTGCGCTATTATTAAGAATGCAGTTGATGGTTCTCCTATGTTCTTACCCATGGGGTCCATGGCGAACAGGCAGGGCCGTGTAATCGGCGGGAACCTTGCCGGACGTAAGGAAGTCTTTCCCCCGGCAGCAGGCTCATGGTGTGTTAAAATATTCGAGCGGGCCATGTCCGGTACCGGAATGAGCCTTGGTGCTGCGAAACAGGCTGGATTTGATGCTATCAGCGTTATGCTCATCATGGCTGACCGCGCCCATTTTTATCCTGAAAAAGATATGATGACCCTTGAAATGGTAGTGGATAAGGCAACACGCCGTGTTCTCGGAATTCAGGGTATCTCCGCTGGGGGCGATGCTCTTGTCGGTCGAATCAACGCTGTTGCGGCTCTTATGAAGTTTCAGCCCAAGATTGAAGACATCAGTAACATTGAGCTTGCATACTCCCCGCCTTACGCTTCCGCTATGGATGTTCTCAATGCCATCGCAAACATGGCTGATAATGCCCTTGCAGGACTGAATCACGGTCATGGTCCGGATATATTCGCCGAGTACTGGTCTCAGCGTGATAGCGGAGAATTCTGTTTCCTTGATGTTCGTGAAAAAGCTGATGCTGAACCTTTTCTTGAAAAGTATCCCGAGCACTGGCACAACATCCCGCAGGGCGAGATTCCCAAGCGCTTTGGAGAGCTTCCCAAGGATAAGAAGCTGGTGCTGGTCTGCAACACCGGTGGTCGGTCCTATGAAGCACAAATTATGCTTGATGCCCTCGGTTTTGAAGAAGTTCACAACACACAGGGCGGAATGGCGGTTATCAAAGCTTTCGGTGTAGATATCTAG
- the moaC gene encoding cyclic pyranopterin monophosphate synthase MoaC, translating into MSEFSHIDANGNATMVDVAAKADTKRIAIAKGKVILNEETFKLLQRQALPKGDALASAKIAGIMGAKETHRLIPLCHPIALSYVDVRFAVNEPELTIEVEGEARCTGKTGVEMEALVAVQVACATIYDMCKAVQKDVIISDVRLVRKEGGKSGLFVAE; encoded by the coding sequence ATGAGTGAATTTTCCCACATTGATGCCAACGGTAATGCGACGATGGTGGATGTGGCTGCCAAAGCCGACACCAAGCGTATTGCCATTGCTAAAGGAAAGGTCATCCTTAATGAGGAAACCTTTAAACTCCTGCAGCGGCAGGCGCTGCCCAAGGGTGACGCTCTTGCTTCTGCAAAAATTGCAGGCATCATGGGGGCTAAGGAAACTCATCGCCTTATACCGCTATGTCATCCCATCGCTCTCAGCTACGTTGATGTGCGTTTTGCCGTCAATGAGCCCGAATTGACCATAGAAGTCGAAGGCGAGGCTCGCTGCACCGGGAAAACCGGGGTTGAAATGGAAGCTTTGGTAGCCGTTCAGGTTGCTTGTGCCACCATTTACGACATGTGCAAGGCTGTGCAGAAGGATGTGATCATTTCAGATGTCCGCCTTGTTCGCAAAGAAGGCGGTAAATCCGGACTGTTTGTAGCCGAATAA
- the dnaJ gene encoding molecular chaperone DnaJ produces MSKRCYYEVLEVSRDSQEGEIKRAYRKKAMEFHPDRNPGNPEAEEKFKEAAEAYDVLRDPEKRSRYDRFGHDGVNGMNGGFGGFQSSEDIFGAFGDIFGDIFGFGGGARGANRMQAGSDLRYNLTVSFREAAKGTEVELNIPVTDTCDSCNGSGAAPGTTPETCSHCGGRGAVEQTQGFFRISVPCPACNGKGKVVTNPCPNCHGAGYVRKQKDLNVRIPAGVDNGSRLRLRGEGEAGINGGPHGDLYVVITVEPDKVFKRQGQDLVLSTEITFVQAALGYKMEVPTLDDPIEMDIPKGTQSGEVFQLRGLGLPYLGSSHKGDMLVEVKVKTPTGLNSRQEELLREFEALDEEKPMKKVKKLFKKAKDKVMGE; encoded by the coding sequence ATGTCAAAACGTTGTTATTATGAAGTTTTAGAGGTTTCTCGAGATTCCCAGGAAGGCGAAATCAAACGTGCCTATCGCAAGAAGGCCATGGAATTTCATCCTGACCGTAACCCTGGCAACCCGGAAGCCGAAGAGAAATTCAAGGAAGCAGCAGAAGCCTATGACGTTCTGCGTGACCCTGAAAAAAGAAGCCGCTATGACCGTTTCGGCCATGATGGCGTAAACGGCATGAACGGCGGTTTCGGCGGATTCCAGTCTTCGGAAGATATTTTCGGTGCGTTCGGGGATATCTTCGGGGATATCTTCGGTTTTGGCGGCGGCGCCCGTGGCGCCAACCGCATGCAGGCCGGTTCAGATCTTAGGTACAACCTTACTGTTTCCTTCCGTGAAGCAGCCAAGGGAACTGAAGTTGAGCTGAACATTCCGGTTACTGATACCTGTGACAGCTGTAACGGTTCCGGGGCAGCTCCGGGAACTACTCCCGAAACCTGCTCTCATTGTGGAGGCCGGGGGGCTGTTGAACAGACTCAGGGCTTTTTCCGTATCTCTGTTCCCTGCCCCGCCTGTAACGGTAAGGGTAAAGTCGTCACAAATCCCTGTCCCAACTGTCATGGAGCAGGATATGTGCGCAAGCAGAAGGATCTGAATGTCCGCATTCCTGCCGGTGTAGATAACGGTTCCCGGCTGCGTCTGCGCGGTGAGGGTGAGGCCGGAATTAACGGTGGACCCCACGGCGATCTATACGTGGTCATAACTGTTGAGCCGGATAAGGTTTTCAAGCGTCAGGGACAGGATCTGGTCCTGAGTACCGAGATCACTTTTGTTCAGGCCGCTCTTGGCTACAAGATGGAAGTTCCGACCCTTGATGATCCCATTGAAATGGATATCCCCAAGGGCACCCAGAGCGGTGAGGTCTTCCAGCTTCGCGGGCTGGGACTTCCCTATCTCGGCAGTTCCCATAAGGGTGACATGCTGGTGGAAGTAAAGGTCAAGACTCCCACCGGGCTTAACAGCAGACAGGAAGAATTGCTCAGGGAATTTGAAGCACTTGACGAAGAGAAGCCTATGAAAAAGGTTAAGAAGCTCTTCAAAAAAGCAAAAGACAAAGTAATGGGTGAGTAG
- the rpoZ gene encoding DNA-directed RNA polymerase subunit omega translates to MARITVEDCLAEVGNRFLIVQMAIKRVKQYREGYTPLVESKNKEIVTALREIAAAKVLPESYHTPDGKKPGSE, encoded by the coding sequence ATGGCAAGAATCACCGTAGAAGATTGTCTGGCTGAGGTTGGTAACAGATTCCTTATTGTCCAGATGGCCATTAAAAGAGTGAAGCAGTACCGTGAAGGTTACACTCCTCTTGTTGAATCCAAAAACAAAGAAATCGTAACCGCGCTCAGGGAAATTGCCGCTGCAAAAGTGCTTCCCGAGAGCTACCATACTCCGGACGGTAAAAAACCCGGCAGTGAATAA
- a CDS encoding DUF4340 domain-containing protein produces MLKRFFVFLTLVCIVCGAFYLSSPQKTVERAEPVWPVLNKDQVDRLDVCSGEKDCFSLVRRTDGWGVVQHGWNGTVEADSEKVESLLGGLAADKAFRCLGQIAEGAAAEYGFNLPRVRISAGGGQELTITVGAESPSGEGYFALNSKEKGSLFLLDKEFVNRCEFPAEHYYNLFLLPGNASDVKSISLGHGGSFSWTLVRQDGSFSFSFPASLGGKPASGGDVDLFLHSLLEVPAKRLVSHGPDENSRVVLNVEISLSKNKVESLKIFEPGVEDGHYLVRSSAQAGYFVLSAEHYEQLAKDAFTMRQRNVVSVAIGKLGSVKVVQGNQTFTGIKSGKGWINFEDKKPLLGIDMSLWRLNELKFEAEPVENLSDTSEKVMDLELLDDSGARVVNVSFFSDPELPSGQCWLSLGDGSGYFPVSDKLLEDLQGQIPLRK; encoded by the coding sequence GTGCTGAAAAGGTTTTTTGTCTTCCTGACTCTGGTCTGCATAGTCTGCGGAGCCTTTTACCTGAGTTCGCCGCAAAAAACGGTTGAACGAGCTGAGCCTGTCTGGCCTGTTCTCAATAAAGATCAGGTGGACAGGCTTGACGTGTGTTCGGGTGAAAAAGATTGTTTTTCGCTTGTTCGCCGGACTGACGGATGGGGCGTGGTTCAGCACGGTTGGAATGGCACAGTCGAGGCAGACTCCGAGAAAGTCGAATCCCTGCTCGGCGGGCTTGCTGCCGATAAGGCCTTTCGCTGTCTCGGGCAGATTGCAGAGGGAGCAGCAGCTGAATATGGCTTCAATCTTCCACGGGTGAGAATTTCCGCCGGTGGAGGTCAGGAGCTGACTATTACTGTAGGGGCCGAGAGTCCTTCAGGTGAAGGATATTTCGCGCTGAATTCCAAGGAAAAGGGTAGCCTTTTTTTATTGGATAAAGAATTTGTGAACCGCTGCGAATTTCCGGCGGAACATTATTACAACCTGTTTCTGCTTCCGGGGAACGCTTCGGATGTGAAGTCCATTTCACTTGGCCATGGCGGTTCGTTTTCCTGGACTCTGGTAAGACAGGACGGTTCTTTTTCATTTTCTTTTCCTGCTTCGCTCGGAGGTAAACCAGCCAGCGGAGGAGATGTGGACCTGTTCCTTCATTCCCTATTGGAAGTTCCTGCCAAAAGACTTGTCAGCCACGGGCCGGATGAGAATAGCAGGGTGGTTTTGAATGTCGAGATCTCTCTATCTAAAAACAAGGTTGAGAGTTTAAAAATTTTTGAACCGGGTGTAGAAGATGGACACTATTTGGTCCGTTCTTCTGCTCAGGCCGGTTATTTCGTTTTAAGTGCTGAACATTATGAACAATTAGCTAAGGATGCGTTTACCATGCGTCAGCGGAATGTGGTTTCCGTGGCAATCGGTAAGCTCGGTTCTGTCAAAGTTGTTCAGGGCAACCAGACTTTTACCGGAATAAAATCAGGTAAAGGCTGGATCAATTTTGAGGATAAAAAGCCGCTCTTGGGGATTGACATGTCTCTATGGCGACTTAATGAATTAAAATTCGAGGCGGAACCGGTGGAGAACCTTTCGGACACTTCCGAAAAGGTAATGGACTTGGAATTACTGGATGATAGCGGCGCTCGTGTCGTTAACGTCTCTTTCTTTTCCGATCCTGAACTTCCGTCCGGACAATGCTGGCTCTCGCTGGGCGATGGCAGCGGTTACTTTCCGGTATCCGATAAGCTGCTTGAAGATCTGCAGGGACAGATTCCTCTCAGAAAATAG
- a CDS encoding tRNA 2-thiocytidine biosynthesis TtcA family protein produces the protein MARWGKLSFAQKKCVSTVGMLMQKTEMVKDGDRIGIAVSGGVDSFVMIRTMLIRQAIIPFNIELMVLHVNPGFKPENHKPLSDWCRDNGVASHIELTDYGPRAHGPENKKKSACFYCSRLRRKRLFELCAQYSLTHLALGHTADDLVTTFHMNMIQNGRVEGLSANEPFFQGKLNVIRPTLMLEKKYIKAAARQWNLPIWDNKCPSNDNTKRSEINTWLEKEWRKMPGSRNNTFNALRRWQLDLNMKTP, from the coding sequence ATGGCCAGATGGGGAAAACTTAGCTTTGCCCAAAAAAAATGCGTGTCCACAGTGGGCATGCTCATGCAGAAGACAGAAATGGTCAAAGACGGCGACCGCATAGGCATCGCCGTATCAGGCGGAGTTGACAGCTTTGTGATGATCCGTACAATGCTCATCCGTCAGGCAATCATTCCTTTTAATATTGAACTCATGGTACTACACGTCAACCCGGGGTTCAAACCTGAAAACCACAAACCGCTATCGGACTGGTGCAGGGACAACGGAGTTGCATCCCACATAGAACTCACAGACTATGGCCCAAGAGCACACGGACCGGAAAACAAAAAGAAATCCGCATGCTTCTATTGCAGCCGTCTGCGCCGCAAAAGACTTTTCGAGCTTTGTGCCCAATACAGCCTCACCCATCTGGCCCTAGGCCACACCGCGGATGACCTTGTCACAACATTTCATATGAATATGATTCAGAACGGCCGTGTCGAAGGGCTTTCAGCCAATGAACCTTTCTTTCAAGGAAAGCTGAACGTGATCCGCCCAACACTCATGCTTGAAAAAAAATACATAAAAGCTGCCGCCCGTCAGTGGAATCTTCCGATATGGGATAACAAATGTCCCTCCAACGACAACACAAAACGCAGTGAAATCAATACTTGGCTGGAAAAGGAATGGCGCAAAATGCCTGGCTCCAGAAACAATACGTTTAATGCTTTAAGACGCTGGCAGCTTGACTTAAACATGAAAACACCATAG
- a CDS encoding M23 family metallopeptidase: MLLKKYHVVIFKNPCENARKFQLRGWIFFFIFAMVAGLAGGNIYLWKYYQKYSGIENNLARAEKAVQEQKAQLLSLSQKMQNISQDLDRVRNFDSKLRVMINLDQGNVQNVAPKGGSNGADFSNNYLPLYRQELLVRKMHDFLAHLSTEAKLEEVRQQEIIHSMRSKQDALDATPSIWPAEGWVTSPFGWRSSPFTGKREYHKGIDISCPIGTPIYAPAKGTVSFSGTQGGYGKLVKINHGANLSTRYGHMKQPIVKKGQIVTRGELIGYTGNTGRSTGPHVHYEVRLGGVPVNPMRYILN, encoded by the coding sequence ATGCTATTAAAAAAATACCACGTAGTAATTTTTAAAAACCCCTGCGAGAATGCCCGCAAATTCCAACTTCGCGGTTGGATTTTCTTCTTTATTTTCGCTATGGTGGCAGGACTTGCCGGAGGAAATATATACCTCTGGAAATACTATCAAAAGTATTCAGGAATTGAAAATAATCTCGCCCGAGCGGAAAAAGCTGTTCAAGAACAAAAAGCACAGTTGCTTTCCCTGTCCCAGAAAATGCAGAACATCTCTCAGGATCTTGACCGGGTCCGTAATTTTGACTCCAAACTGCGCGTTATGATCAACCTAGATCAAGGCAATGTGCAGAATGTAGCCCCCAAAGGCGGTTCCAACGGAGCAGATTTTTCAAACAACTATCTTCCTCTTTACAGACAGGAACTTCTTGTCCGTAAAATGCATGACTTTCTGGCCCATCTGAGTACAGAGGCAAAATTGGAAGAAGTCCGCCAGCAGGAAATAATTCATTCCATGCGTTCCAAGCAGGACGCTCTGGACGCAACACCGTCCATCTGGCCCGCTGAAGGCTGGGTGACATCCCCCTTCGGCTGGAGAAGCTCTCCCTTTACCGGGAAACGTGAATACCACAAAGGTATCGATATATCGTGTCCTATCGGAACACCTATTTACGCTCCTGCCAAAGGAACGGTTTCCTTTTCAGGGACTCAGGGCGGCTATGGTAAGTTGGTTAAAATCAACCATGGAGCAAACCTGTCCACCCGGTATGGTCATATGAAACAACCTATCGTCAAAAAAGGTCAGATCGTAACCCGCGGTGAACTTATCGGCTACACAGGTAACACGGGGCGGTCTACCGGCCCCCATGTTCACTATGAAGTGAGGCTCGGTGGCGTACCTGTCAACCCGATGCGCTACATTTTGAATTAG
- the fliR gene encoding flagellar biosynthetic protein FliR, which translates to MNFFNFNPSDLMSFYLTLFRISIVLFLMPFFGGNSIPTPVKAALTIVLTLAIYPHVAFDGSLMPSSPYNIALMILGELVLGLILGISVHVMFAAIQTGGNLIGVQVGFSMVNVLDPLTGTNEAVTAHFLYMCAILVFLSINGHLYLMSAMVESFKYIPPGQIFISSTLTNQIMTISKDLFVLAIKVASPIIATIFVVDLGLALISKMAPQMNVLMLGFPLKIMAGFFVLSMVFTVLSLHVGEFVADLPDYMLSIIKAGSPPSLPIGN; encoded by the coding sequence ATGAATTTTTTTAATTTCAATCCCAGCGACTTAATGAGCTTTTACCTTACCCTGTTCAGGATAAGTATCGTGCTGTTTTTAATGCCTTTCTTCGGTGGGAATTCCATCCCCACCCCGGTAAAGGCAGCTCTGACAATTGTTTTGACGCTGGCTATATATCCCCACGTGGCATTCGACGGAAGCCTCATGCCTTCAAGCCCTTACAATATTGCCCTGATGATACTTGGCGAATTGGTCCTCGGTTTGATTCTTGGTATTTCAGTACACGTCATGTTTGCTGCCATTCAGACCGGCGGCAACCTCATCGGCGTACAGGTGGGCTTCTCCATGGTCAACGTCCTTGACCCGCTGACCGGAACAAATGAAGCGGTTACCGCCCACTTCCTGTACATGTGCGCTATTCTGGTTTTCCTGAGTATTAACGGTCATCTCTATCTCATGTCAGCCATGGTGGAAAGCTTCAAGTATATCCCTCCGGGACAGATATTCATATCATCCACCCTTACCAACCAGATAATGACTATTTCAAAGGACCTTTTCGTACTGGCCATTAAAGTGGCATCGCCGATAATTGCGACTATTTTTGTTGTTGACCTCGGACTCGCATTAATCAGTAAAATGGCTCCGCAGATGAACGTTTTAATGCTCGGTTTCCCACTTAAAATTATGGCCGGTTTTTTTGTTCTCAGCATGGTCTTCACAGTACTGTCCCTTCACGTTGGTGAATTTGTGGCCGACCTTCCGGACTACATGCTGAGCATAATCAAAGCCGGAAGCCCGCCGTCTTTACCGATCGGCAACTGA
- the flhB gene encoding flagellar biosynthesis protein FlhB, with amino-acid sequence MAKDPSKTEKATSKRIKKARKDGSVAKGEEMGKIMTLIAGVVCLRFIMDIYYDHFYEIFHWFLTKGIFIDLDKQSVYQLFQWCSQKLAAILLPLFLFIAFIAFVVLRLQVGSLWTTKVFKPKFSKMFNLLQGMKRIMFDIKTVIRLLKSMLFAIIVGIAPYIIIKNEVGNFLPLFYTDAKGLAVYMLQIGYKMVTYTMLPMLILALADLWYQRWNYQEEMKMSKDEVKDERKQAEGDPKIKQQQKQKMMALLQKRMMSEVPKADVVITNPTHYAVAMKYDPMVAPAPLVVAKGMNKVAQRIKEVARENKVPIRENKPLAQALYKQVEIGDIIPEELYKAVAAILAKLNKFTRR; translated from the coding sequence ATGGCTAAAGATCCCAGTAAAACTGAGAAGGCGACGTCCAAGCGGATAAAAAAAGCGCGTAAAGACGGGAGCGTCGCCAAAGGTGAAGAAATGGGCAAAATTATGACCCTTATTGCCGGGGTCGTCTGCCTGCGCTTCATTATGGATATCTATTACGATCATTTTTACGAAATTTTCCACTGGTTCTTGACCAAAGGTATATTTATAGACCTCGACAAACAGTCTGTTTACCAACTGTTTCAATGGTGTTCACAAAAGCTGGCAGCAATTCTTCTACCGCTGTTCCTGTTTATCGCTTTCATAGCATTTGTTGTTCTTCGATTACAGGTAGGGAGCCTTTGGACAACAAAAGTATTTAAGCCGAAATTCTCGAAGATGTTCAACCTGCTGCAAGGCATGAAAAGAATCATGTTCGACATAAAAACAGTGATCAGGCTGCTTAAAAGCATGCTCTTTGCTATTATTGTCGGCATTGCACCATATATCATCATCAAGAACGAAGTCGGTAACTTCCTGCCGCTTTTTTATACGGATGCCAAAGGGCTGGCTGTATATATGCTGCAAATCGGATATAAAATGGTGACCTACACCATGCTGCCCATGCTCATCCTAGCCTTGGCCGACCTTTGGTACCAGCGCTGGAACTATCAGGAAGAAATGAAAATGAGCAAGGACGAGGTCAAGGACGAACGCAAACAGGCCGAAGGTGACCCAAAAATCAAGCAGCAGCAGAAACAAAAAATGATGGCCCTGCTCCAAAAACGCATGATGTCGGAAGTCCCCAAAGCTGACGTGGTCATTACCAACCCGACCCATTATGCAGTTGCAATGAAGTATGACCCCATGGTCGCACCGGCTCCGCTGGTGGTGGCCAAGGGAATGAATAAAGTCGCGCAACGAATCAAAGAAGTTGCCCGGGAGAACAAAGTTCCGATCCGCGAAAACAAGCCTTTGGCACAGGCCTTGTATAAACAGGTTGAGATCGGTGACATCATCCCGGAAGAACTTTACAAAGCCGTTGCGGCAATACTGGCTAAACTTAATAAATTTACCCGCAGATAA
- the flhA gene encoding flagellar biosynthesis protein FlhA, producing MAESKAINYEQFAKQGDFLLAGGVVIILFVMLIPLPTMFIDFMLTVSISLGLVILITSMFMQSPLEFSIFPTLLLVTTLLRLALNVATTRAILLHGDEGTSAAGNVIQSFGEFVVGGNYIIGMVIFMILFILNKTVIVQGTTRIAEVAARFTLDAMPGKQMAIEADLNSGLIDEDEARSQRENLRREADFYGAMDGAGKFVQGDVNAGLIITAINIIGGILIGVLQKNMAWTDAAQTYTLLTIGDGLVSTIPSLIISTSAGIIVSRAAAEAKMGEEFIGQLTFHSRALKLVSVILVIFGIVPGMPTIPFLCLSALIYGVSTLGRDIEANEQETEAKAQKAKANQPSLDSPEEVQALLPLDSLELEVGYGLIPLVDEEQSGNLLSRIRSIRRQYALDMGVIIPSLHLRDNLQLKPGEYRVLIKGNAVASAEILIDHQLAMDPGDAKHRIKGIETVEPAFNLPAVWIPDSQKEEAMLAGYTVVDPSTVIATHLTEVFRRNLGEFLGRQETQELLDNLSKRAPKAVEDLVPNILSLGVVQKVLQNLVRENVSIRDLLTIVEAMADYGPSIQDPNQLTEYVRSHMSRTIIKPYLASDGSLPIMTFGPSVDARLNDAVRSSETGGFLALDPGSAQQLIQGINTTAENVLNTDGQPVLLCSPQLRSHLAQLMVRFLPTIPVISQAEIPASVRIMSAGTVEF from the coding sequence ATGGCCGAATCTAAAGCAATAAATTACGAACAATTTGCCAAACAGGGCGATTTCCTTCTCGCAGGCGGAGTTGTAATAATCCTCTTCGTCATGCTTATCCCCCTTCCGACCATGTTTATCGACTTCATGCTCACTGTGAGTATTTCACTTGGGCTGGTAATCCTCATTACCTCCATGTTCATGCAGTCTCCCCTTGAATTCTCAATCTTTCCGACTCTGCTGCTTGTAACAACCCTGCTCCGGCTGGCACTGAACGTGGCTACGACCCGAGCCATCCTCCTGCATGGTGACGAAGGAACATCGGCGGCAGGTAATGTTATTCAGAGTTTCGGTGAATTTGTTGTCGGTGGTAACTACATCATCGGTATGGTCATTTTCATGATCCTGTTTATCCTGAACAAAACAGTTATCGTACAGGGTACTACCCGTATCGCTGAAGTTGCCGCACGATTCACACTTGACGCAATGCCCGGTAAACAGATGGCTATTGAAGCCGATCTGAACTCCGGTCTTATTGACGAAGATGAAGCGCGTTCGCAGCGTGAAAATCTCCGCCGCGAAGCAGACTTCTACGGAGCCATGGACGGTGCCGGTAAGTTTGTACAGGGGGATGTTAACGCAGGCCTGATCATTACCGCCATCAACATTATCGGCGGGATTCTCATCGGTGTACTCCAGAAGAACATGGCATGGACCGATGCAGCCCAGACCTACACCCTGCTGACCATTGGTGACGGACTTGTCTCCACCATTCCTTCGCTGATCATATCCACCTCCGCCGGTATCATTGTTTCCCGCGCCGCAGCTGAAGCTAAAATGGGTGAAGAATTCATTGGACAGCTTACTTTTCATTCCAGAGCGCTCAAGCTTGTATCCGTCATCCTCGTGATCTTCGGTATTGTTCCCGGCATGCCCACTATACCCTTCCTCTGCCTCTCTGCGCTGATCTACGGAGTGTCCACACTTGGTCGCGATATTGAAGCGAATGAGCAGGAAACAGAAGCGAAGGCGCAGAAAGCAAAAGCAAATCAACCTTCACTGGACAGCCCGGAAGAAGTACAGGCCCTGCTGCCTCTCGACTCTCTCGAACTGGAAGTCGGCTACGGCCTTATCCCGCTTGTGGACGAAGAACAGAGCGGCAACCTGCTCTCTCGTATCCGCTCTATCCGCCGGCAGTATGCGCTCGATATGGGTGTCATTATTCCGTCACTGCACCTGCGTGACAACCTTCAGCTCAAGCCCGGTGAATACCGCGTGCTCATAAAAGGCAACGCCGTGGCCTCCGCAGAAATCCTCATCGACCACCAGCTGGCCATGGACCCGGGTGATGCCAAGCACAGGATTAAAGGAATTGAAACTGTCGAACCAGCATTCAACCTTCCCGCAGTCTGGATTCCAGACAGCCAGAAGGAAGAAGCAATGCTCGCTGGATACACCGTGGTCGATCCCTCTACAGTTATCGCCACGCACCTCACCGAAGTATTCCGCCGCAACCTCGGCGAATTCCTCGGCAGACAGGAAACACAGGAACTGCTGGATAACCTTTCCAAACGCGCACCCAAGGCCGTTGAAGACCTCGTACCCAACATCCTCTCTCTGGGTGTGGTTCAGAAAGTTCTTCAGAACCTCGTTCGCGAAAACGTATCAATCCGCGACCTGCTGACTATTGTTGAAGCTATGGCTGACTACGGTCCATCCATTCAGGATCCCAACCAGCTTACCGAATACGTCCGCTCCCATATGAGCAGGACGATTATCAAGCCTTATCTCGCCAGCGACGGCAGCCTGCCCATCATGACTTTCGGCCCTTCAGTGGATGCCAGGCTCAATGATGCGGTTCGCTCCTCCGAAACCGGCGGGTTTCTGGCTCTTGACCCGGGCAGCGCCCAGCAGCTGATCCAAGGCATTAATACAACAGCAGAAAATGTACTGAATACTGACGGACAGCCTGTACTTTTATGCTCTCCGCAGCTGCGAAGCCACTTGGCACAACTGATGGTACGCTTTTTGCCTACAATACCTGTAATATCGCAGGCCGAGATTCCTGCGAGCGTAAGAATCATGTCTGCGGGAACCGTAGAGTTCTAA